A part of Sebastes fasciatus isolate fSebFas1 chromosome 10, fSebFas1.pri, whole genome shotgun sequence genomic DNA contains:
- the smad5 gene encoding mothers against decapentaplegic homolog 5 translates to MTTMSSLFSFTSPAVKRLLGWKQGDEEEKWAEKAVDALVKKLKKKKGAMEDLEKALSCPGQTSKCVTIPRSLDGRLQVSHRKGLPHVIYCRVWRWPDLQSHHELKPLEVCEYPFGSKQKEVCINPYHYKRVESPVLPPVLVPRHSEFNPQHSLLVQFRNLTHNEPHMPLNATFPESFQQPHSGGGSSTGGGVGGGGGTFPISPNSPYPPSPASSGTYPNSPASSGPSSPFQLPADTPPPAYMPPDEQLGKESQSMETSSSLVPQNMARGDVQPVEYEEPSHWCSIVYYELNNRVGEAYHASSTSVLVDGFTDPSNNKNRFCLGLLSNVNRNSTIENTRRHIGKGVHLYYVGGEVYAECLSDTSIFVQSRNCNYHHGFHPTTVCKIPSGCSLKIFNNQEFAQLLAQSVNHGFEAVYELTKMCTIRMSFVKGWGAEYHRQDVTSTPCWIEVHLHGPLQWLDKVLTQMGSPLNPISSVS, encoded by the exons ATGACCACCATGTCCAGTCTCTTCTCCTTCACGAGCCCCGCAGTCAAGCGCCTGCTCGGCTGGAAGCAgggagacgaggaggagaaaTGGGCGGAGAAGGCGGTGGACGCGCTTGTGAAaaagctgaagaagaagaaaggcgcCATGGAGGACCTGGAGAAAGCTCTGAGCTGCCCCGGGCAGACCAGCAAGTGCGTTACCATTCCACGATCACTGGACGGCCGGCTACAGGTTTCCCACAGGAAAGGTCTGCCTCATGTAATCTACTGCCGAGTGTGGCGCTGGCCGGACCTCCAGTCCCACCACGAGCTCAAGCCCCTGGAGGTGTGCGAGTACCCGTTTGGCTCCAAGCAGAAGGAGGTCTGCATCAACCCATATCACTACAAGCGAGTGGAGAGTCCTG TGCTCCCTCCTGTCCTGGTACCGCGGCACAGCGAGTTCAACCCACAGCACAGCTTGCTGGTACAGTTCCGCAACCTCACCCACAACGAGCCGCACATGCCCCTGAACGCCACCTTTCCAGAGTCCTTCCAGCAGCCACACAGCGGGGGCGGCAGCAGCACCGGCGGTGGcgttggaggtggaggtggaactTTTCCCATCTCTCCCAACTCTCCTTATCCCCCTTCCCCAGCCAGCAGCGGTACTTATCCAAACTCTCCTGCCAGCTCGGGGCCCTCCAGTCCATTCCAGCTCCCAG CTGACACCCCACCCCCAGCCTACATGCCCCCTGACGAGCAGCTGGGCAAGGAGAGCCAGTCCATGGAGACGAGCAGCAGCCTGGTGCCACAGAACATGGCCAGAGGAG ACGTGCAACCAGTGGAGTACGAGGAGCCGAGCCACTGGTGCTCCATCGTCTACTACGAACTCAACAATCGCGTAGGCGAGGCATACCACGCCTCGTCAACCAGCGTGCTGGTGGATGGCTTCACCGACCCGTCAAACAACAAGAACCGCTTCTGCCTCGGACTGCTGTCCAACGTCAACCGCAACTCGACGATCGAGAACACCCGCAGACACATTGGCAAAG GAGTGCACCTGTACTACGTGGGAGGGGAGGTGTACGCAGAGTGCCTCAGCGACACCAGCATTTTTGTCCAGAGCCGTAACTGTAACTACCACCACGGCTTCCACCCCACCACCGTCTGCAAGATCCCCAGTGGATGCAGCCTCAAGATCTTCAACAACCAGGAGTTTGCTCAGCTTCTGGCCCAGTCAGTCAACCACGGCTTCGAGGCCGTCTATGAGCTTACCAAGATGTGTACCATTAGGATGAGCTTTGTCAAG GGCTGGGGAGCCGAGTATCACCGACAGGATGTCACCAGCACCCCCTGCTGGATCGAGGTGCACCTGCACGGGCCCCTCCAGTGGCTGGACAAGGTGCTAACACAAATGGGTTCGCCTCTCAACCCAATCTCCTCTGTGTCCTAA